In Halogeometricum sp. S1BR25-6, a single genomic region encodes these proteins:
- a CDS encoding PTS fructose transporter subunit IIB has translation MKLVAVTACPTGIAHSQMAAENLEQTAERLGHDIKVEVQGAMGAQNELTADDIAEADVVIIAADTAVTRDRFEGKSLVKGTVKDGVNDAEGLIEKAEDLAETEGTEQIDLSAGESASGSEATESDAETATAESPTAGADAQDQQRRGGDREKGLFQRLKRLFS, from the coding sequence ATGAAGCTAGTCGCAGTCACCGCGTGCCCGACGGGCATCGCGCACAGTCAGATGGCCGCAGAGAATCTCGAACAGACCGCCGAGCGACTGGGCCACGACATCAAAGTCGAGGTGCAGGGCGCGATGGGGGCGCAGAACGAACTCACCGCCGACGACATCGCCGAGGCGGACGTCGTCATCATCGCCGCCGACACGGCGGTCACCCGGGACCGCTTCGAGGGGAAGAGCCTCGTGAAGGGAACGGTCAAAGACGGCGTCAACGACGCCGAGGGTCTCATCGAGAAGGCCGAGGACCTCGCCGAGACCGAGGGGACCGAGCAGATAGACCTCTCGGCCGGCGAGTCGGCCTCGGGGTCGGAGGCGACCGAATCCGACGCCGAGACGGCGACAGCGGAGTCGCCGACGGCCGGCGCCGACGCGCAGGACCAACAGCGCCGCGGCGGCGACCGGGAGAAGGGCCTCTTCCAGCGACTGAAGCGACTGTTCTCCTGA